In Malus sylvestris chromosome 2, drMalSylv7.2, whole genome shotgun sequence, the genomic stretch AAATTTTACAAATATTTCAAAAACttcacttttgtttttcatgGGAAAAATCCAAGAATATCGAGAGTAGTCATCCACAAACAACACATAGTAACGAAAACCTTCATTAGAAACAACTGGAGAAGACCAGACATCAGAATGCAAAAGTTGCAAAGGAAACGTAGAAACAGACTCAGAGACATTGAAAGGTAACTTAGTACTCTTTCCTAAGGGACATGACTCACAAAAGCTTATATCAGAAGTACCATGAATAGGTACTAGTTTATTggaaattaaaaacttaattattGAATTGGAAGGGTGGCCAAGCCGAGCATGCCATTTTTGCACTAAACACCGTACCCCTACCAAGGCTGAAAATAAAGACTTGAACCGTCCACTGCCACTGGAAAATGGGTATAACCCATTCTCACATCTCCCTCGGAAAAGCGTCTTCCGTGTCTTGAGGTTCTTAACAAGGAAAAAATATGGAAATATTAGGAGATAGCAATTGTTGTCTAAGGTAAACCTATGGGCAGATAGTATGTTTTGAGAGGCAGTAGGGCAGTGAAGAACattatttaaatcaaatgaACAAGTTTTCGTATGTAATTGATTGGAACCAAAATGAGAAATAGTGATGCCAGAATCATTACCTACACCGCCAATAGTTTCATTACCAGTGTATTCTTTGGGATTAACTAAGTTCTGAAGTTCAGGAATGACATGTGCATTTGCACCCGTGTCTAACAGCCAGGTACCATTAGATTGCTTGTTGAGGGTGATAGGTGAGGAGGACATGGCTGTGAGTCTTTGGGGAGGAATCCTCCCTTCATAAGCAGCATTCATCCGTTGATAGCAATCAAGCGCAGGATGTCCCGGTTTACCACATATTTGGCAAATGATGCGCTCACCAGAACATGAGGACCTTTCACCATTAAGGGGCTGGTTGAGCTGGGTGGTATTGTCACGAGGATTGTTTTCCCGTTGATTGGTCGTAGAACCACGAGTAAATGAGGACATACCTCTTCCATTCCCACGAGACCGTCCACCGCCACGGCCTCGAGTGGCAACAAATGCATTGGCTGGTGCAGGGTCAGCCAATGAAGGATTCTGATCAGTCATTCGTCTCTCCGTAGTCAACAGCAATGCCTCAAGGGTGGGATAGATGATGGGAGTATCCCGAGCTTGAGCAGCACTTACTGTCATCTCAAATGCTGGTCCTAGATTGTTCAACACAATCTGTACAAGTTCATCATCATTCACAGGTTGCCCGGCGAGGGCAAGATTGTTAGCAATCGCATTCATGCGATCAAGGTAATCCGTAACAGAAAGATTACCTTTCTTGGTCTGCAGCAACTCATTCCGCAGAAACAAAATTCTATTATGAGAAGTGGAGGCATACCGTTGCTCTAAAGCTTCCCAAGTGGCACGCGCACTCCTCTTGCTGGCCACAGTCGACAGAACAAATGCAGTCAAGGAGCCATTTATCCAACTCAAGATCATTTGATCTTGTTGAACCCATGCACTGTACGCAGGGTTCACAGTAGTAGCACCAGGCAAGTGTTTTGGAGGGCACACCAAGGTACCATCCACGTAGCCCATGAGATCTCTACTCTTGAGAATTGGGAGGATTTGAGCCAACCACAGTGGGTAGTTGGTTCTATCAAGCTTGATATGACAACAGTGGAAAACGGATGAAAGGGATGGGTGTTGGGTGGGTTGGGGGAGatgggattggaagaactgaCGTTGTTTTCAGCCATTGaagcgtgaaaaaaaaaaaggatcaagTCGTTAGACTATAAGAGGCTCAATACCATGTAAAACTATAACACACTTGGGGTTTCACTTCAGTTGCATACCCAATCAACAATGGGTTGCATGTATTTATAACAACTTCAGGATTACAATGGGAGTTTGAAAACCCTAAATACAAGCAGTTTTCAAAAATACAAACAGAAGCTTAAAGATTACAAACCGAACTTTGCGTACAACAAATATTTGAaatacaaaaccctagaaactaGGAGTATCAGAAAAGGATAAGAGTTTGATGAAGATCACAACTCCTCAAATCTCGACTTCGTCTAACAATATCATGATATCGTTGTTGGTAGACGCTATTTTGTTCCCATGCTATATTTCATCGTACATTTGTCTGGGAATCATGAACAAATGTTTGAGGTAGAGTTTTAAATGATTGATGTGTATGAACTTGTGATTGATGGTAGACAATGATTCTTTTTATATCAATTTAAACTTAATTAAGGTTGATGATAAAGCCAAAAGAACGTGTAACTTTTCCATGAAACTAGAATGCATTACTCTTGCTAGACATGGTCGGTGGATGTAAAGCAGGCTGATTCCTATAATTGGTGATTATTTCTTTCCATTGAACCACAAATGACGTTATCTAAcatttcaaaacaaaaccagatGCAACCATTCATCACACTCGATAAAATACAGGAGTTTTGCTCCACAAAGAACCATCTCTAATTTGCGGCACATTTGTTGTAACATTGCACCGTTCGTTTAGACAACAGCATGATGCAACACCTTAACTTGAGTATCGGGTTTCGCTGCACTCGATTGCCCTGCAAAAACGCAGGTGACAATGTGGTTTGATAACACATAAACAAACCAGAGCATGCTTCATGATTACGGTAATCCTAACTTTAACCTCCCCGAATGTAACTTGAAGcttcaacctttttttttcttctgtcgAAAGCTTGAGGGACAATAAGGACGACTTCTTCAAGCAGGTATCGAGCTTTACCGGGTGAAGAAAAAGGGGAGATGCTCTTGCTATTGCCAGAGCATGTCGTATGAAAAAAGTATTTCGTTCAAGAAAAATAGGTTTTTATCGTTAGGAAAGAGAAGCAATTGTGCTGTAAAGTAGCAAAACCTGTATCAGTTCTATTCCTTACTCTAAGAGCCCCTTGCATGTTGCATGCTAAGAACTTGGATCATTGTTGTATCTCCAGCAATGATGTAACACAAGTAACGATAATTGCAGTggtcatatttattttgaatacaaGTGATATTGGAGGAATTCGGGAAGCATGTACCGTTGCTACCATCACCTGCGTTGGCGCCCGATAAACTGTTGATGTGTGCTGTGTTCGCGCAACTCAAGTCAACAAAACTAGATATAATCAAACGGCAGCAGATCGTTATGGTTTTGATTTTGGAGTAGTAAATCAAAACCAAAGGCTTCTTCCAATGAAGATTAAGGACGGCCGAGAGACTGCCTGCTCGAACCGAGGAAAATACTTGTGAACGAGTCCTGTGCAAACTGTGACTAGCTCATGTTCGTCTAACCCTTCCATCCTCTTGAGTTTGAATAAATGCCCTGTTTCATTATGCTGATGGTGCTGTTTTCTAATGTGTTGGATGCTAGCCTACTATATATGAAGAACACATGATCTTAAGCAACATCTGATTAGACGTcaattacaaataaaacttaaagAGTACAACCACTAATGTCGAGTTCAAACACAAATGGAACGTCTCTAGAAAACAAGCTCATGAGGCTTCATGCCTTGCTTGAGAGAAAACCTTGCAGCTAAATACTCCTTCATATAGGCAATTCTGTTGATGCATCTAATCAAGGGTGTATCAACAGCCTTCTGGTCATCTTTTTTCTCCTGgggaagtactttctcttcctacaatttgaagaaagaaatcaaAGGTTAGATGACAACAACAAAAAGACTGTCAAATGAATGACCATCCACAGTATACACTTAAAATACACAATAGATAAAAGACCCAACCTCCTCCGCTTCAAAGAATTCGCCTTCtccctttctctttttcttctggaCTTCCTTTGCAAAATACTTGTCATCAAACTTAACCGCATTAACCTTAGAGATGTCAATCTTAGTCTGAGTTCCAATCACATAAGACTGGTTCACACGTCTTAGAGGAACACCGTTAATCTTGAATGGtcctggaaaagcaagaaacaacagCAGTCAGAAATACTCCAATACAGGGACACAAGGCACGGAGGATATATAGGGAAAACAACACTCTTACAAACTAACAATCCAATCACCAACATGTACAGACAAGTGGCTCTCTTGAACATAAACACACTAACAAAATTAATCACTGTAATCGCAGTGTAAATAGTGACCATTTTCAATGATAAATGGCCACTGCTTCATCAAATTACAACTAAACGTTCATCAGCCTGTTTTCCTTTGTAAGATATTTGTATCTAATACTAATATAGATTAAACCAAGTCATCATCTTGTAAACTGAAATCAACCAGCAGaacaattgacaaaaagaatAAGACTGATAAAACAACCAGACCAATTCGATAATGAAGAACTGAAACAGAGGAAACAACGTTTAAGGAGAACAAGAACTCACCAGTGACCAAAAGCAAGCCAGATGAAAGCTGCTTCAGAAACACAACCCTCTTCCCCATGAACCTCCCAGCAAGAATGATCAACACAGTACCTGGAGTAATGCTAGCCCTACATGAtataaaggaaagaaaatacCTAAACATTATTAGGTATCCCAAGAAGAAAACACAGAAAGGTTACCACAACTCAAAAACTTATGAGACTATAGAAACCAATCCAATTGAAAGTAAACAatgaaagtttaaaaaaaaaaaaaattccatctCGCAGTTTGTGGATGTTAGGTCGCAAAAAAAGTAATCCATTTTTTACTCTCCATGTTGTAACTTCCACACTATATATCTCCACTTTCAACGTTCCCAATTTTTTATCCTCGTGATTGAAATGGATATTGAAAATCATAAACAGAACCCCAATACGACAATGTTAAACAGAATACATGCACATTGATACATCACATCTCAACATTTTCCACATTTCAGGTGCCAATTTTAATGCAGAGCAATAGTACCCACCCATATGCCCCATCTGTGCTTGCAAAATCCCACCTATTTCTCACTTTCGACCTATTTTTCGGTATTTTCtcgaataaaaataaaaccccACTACCTAAAACTACATACATGATAGAAAAAAGTACTCCTTAGAAAAATATACAAATTAGAACTCGTATgagaagtgcttttaaatgacAGCAAACGCTTTTAAaggaaatatttttgggtttcaaaagcacttgtaGTGCTTTTCTAAGATTCCTTAATTTTACTCACAATTAgttctaaaaacactttcaccAAAAGCACTTAGGTTATCTAAAAAACATTTCCCAAACCAGCCATTAGAGAGATAAAAGGTCACAGAATTCAGACAATAATCACACAGGAGCACACATTTTTCTCAGAATCCAAACACATTAAGACAACAATTCAGCACATCTTCTCGTCAATCACCAGCCAGAAAGAAATACAGACATACACATAATCTATAGATATAAAGATGATTGAGAAacagggaaagagagagacctGAGCTTTGTGGGCTTGGCATTGCGCTTGTTGACGATAGGCTTCTTAACATCGTCGGCGGGGTAAAACTTGGGGGGCTTGACTGCCGGGGCGTCGGCCTCGGCCTTCTTGTCGTGACGGGGGAAAACGCCGCCGTTCTTGGCCTTGATAGCCCAAAGCCCTCGCTTGTGGTACATCTTGGACCTCGATTGTTTCCGAATTTCTCTGATCAGATTTGGGTTTCTGACCACCTTTGAAATCCTCCGCTCCGGGGCCATCGCTAACACTCGGAGGTGAAGGTGAAGATTCTCTCCCTTCTAATCAGTCGCCCGCCGACTGTCGTGGGTTAGAGTTAGACTTATTCAAAACGTATCGTTTTGTGGTGTTTGTATCGTTTTTAACTATAGTCGTTATTTTAATGAGTTATGTTTTGTCAAACCTATTATCTTAACGAGTCAACAAGTGATCGGATAATAACCCAGTTCATTAACGGGATGTGTGGTTTCGTGTCAAGTTAAAGAATCATGCAATAAATTGTCATGCTTAATATTTAGGCCTGGCAACATGATATTTTACTGAGTTCTTAATGGGTGACACGTAACAATTTGACTCTTTAATAGATTCTTAATGAGTGACCCAATAATGACCAAACTCGTTAAcatgttgacccgaaacctaTTATTTTTATGTCCATTTGTATTTGGATAATGGATCATGCCAAAAATGTCAGGCCTAATTAAAGTCGGTGTTTTAGGTGTGTCCTAAAAACGCTTTATTTGATTTCAATCAACAAACTTACTAAGCAAGATATGTTTTAGCTCATTTGGAGCTGGTTTGGGCTtgtggagtttttttttttttaaaaaaaacagcttattaAAAATCTGAAACATCAAATATGtttggtaaaataaaaaaattgttgtaaATGATAGTAGAAAACATAGAAAAGCAGAAGCAGGTCTATTATGCTtttaaaaaagttttttttcttcaaagcatAGTGAATATTGctcatttaataaaattttcaaatgacaagtATACCCCtgcatattttacaaaatgacAATCTTTGCTTTCTTCATTATTCTCTTTGGCAATTATTATTAAATACTACAtcatttttagttatttaacatattcacataagtcacttagtactagattctagtggtattcctcttcacttgtaaatgagatgtcttaggttcgattctagccaaaagtgaatttgaatcacattattatggctaGCCCAGTTTAAGGATAACCCCACTCCCTTACCcccgtttgttaaaaaaaaaaacatattcacatcaattttatataaaagtttggCTTAAATGTTAGAATGGTCTTTGCGTTTTAGTCATTGGGTCTTAGttcatgtgttttcaatttGATCAATTTGGTCATTGAGTTTATTTCCGTTAGCCAATAAAGAATATTTCGATCTaatttctgtaaaaaaaaattataaattactataaacttatttatttgattttaaatatttaaatatgaaattaaagaaaaaattataaaa encodes the following:
- the LOC126589123 gene encoding 60S ribosomal protein L6-3-like is translated as MAPERRISKVVRNPNLIREIRKQSRSKMYHKRGLWAIKAKNGGVFPRHDKKAEADAPAVKPPKFYPADDVKKPIVNKRNAKPTKLRASITPGTVLIILAGRFMGKRVVFLKQLSSGLLLVTGPFKINGVPLRRVNQSYVIGTQTKIDISKVNAVKFDDKYFAKEVQKKKRKGEGEFFEAEEEEKVLPQEKKDDQKAVDTPLIRCINRIAYMKEYLAARFSLKQGMKPHELVF